Proteins from one Pontibacter korlensis genomic window:
- a CDS encoding uridine kinase family protein: MQKPFIVGITGGSASGKTTFLNKLLTSFSPEDVCLISQDNYYKPREHQTADLNGVINFDLPSCIDDEAYAHDILKVSHGETVYRTEYTFNNPNVVPRQLEFRPAPIVVVEGIFVFYFEEIANLLDLKVYIDAKEYIKLQRRIVRDKVERGYDLDDVLYRYTNHVAPTYEKYIKPYKNDADIIIPNNANFERGLEVITTYLNAKIKA; encoded by the coding sequence ATGCAAAAGCCATTCATCGTCGGGATTACAGGAGGTAGTGCTTCAGGAAAAACCACTTTTTTGAATAAGCTGCTTACCTCGTTTTCGCCTGAAGACGTTTGCCTGATCTCTCAGGACAACTATTACAAACCGCGCGAGCACCAAACTGCAGACCTTAACGGGGTCATTAATTTCGACTTACCTTCGTGCATCGACGACGAAGCTTACGCCCACGATATACTTAAAGTGAGCCATGGCGAAACCGTTTACCGCACCGAGTATACTTTTAATAACCCGAACGTAGTGCCTCGGCAACTGGAGTTCAGACCGGCACCTATTGTGGTGGTAGAGGGTATATTCGTTTTCTACTTCGAGGAAATTGCTAATCTGCTGGATCTGAAAGTATACATCGACGCTAAAGAGTATATTAAGCTGCAGCGCCGCATTGTGCGCGACAAGGTAGAGCGTGGGTATGATCTGGATGATGTACTCTACAGATACACCAACCATGTAGCTCCTACATACGAGAAGTACATTAAGCCTTACAAAAACGACGCTGACATCATCATCCCGAATAACGCCAACTTTGAGCGCGGGCTGGAGGTAATCACTACTTACCTAAACGCTAAAATAAAAGCATGA
- a CDS encoding potassium channel family protein: MRHKFAVIGLGVFGHSIATTLAERGAEVIAIDNDEDHVESIKDQVAYAVALDATDIRALEAQNIQDMDAVIVAIGEDFEALLITTANLQELNVKRVITRASNKQQRRILEKMGVQEILSPEGEVGKTVAERLLQPSIRTFLPLPDNYEIVEINAPRNIANRSVAKISLREKYNLNLITIKRFFEEIQDGKPTQVEHIIGVPKADTIIYPSDILLLIGKKQDVKRFIDVNR; this comes from the coding sequence ATGAGGCATAAATTTGCGGTTATAGGCCTTGGTGTCTTTGGGCACTCCATTGCCACCACGCTGGCAGAACGTGGCGCCGAGGTTATCGCTATCGATAACGATGAAGACCATGTGGAGTCTATTAAAGACCAGGTAGCGTACGCTGTAGCCCTGGATGCCACCGATATCCGCGCATTGGAGGCACAAAATATCCAGGACATGGATGCTGTAATAGTAGCGATCGGTGAGGATTTCGAGGCGCTACTCATTACAACGGCTAACCTGCAAGAGCTGAACGTGAAGCGTGTTATTACCCGTGCCTCCAATAAACAGCAGCGCCGTATCCTGGAGAAGATGGGTGTGCAGGAGATTCTGTCGCCAGAGGGTGAGGTTGGTAAAACAGTGGCTGAGCGCCTGCTGCAGCCAAGCATCCGCACCTTCCTTCCGCTGCCAGATAATTACGAAATTGTGGAGATTAATGCCCCTCGCAATATTGCCAACCGCAGCGTGGCTAAAATCTCTCTCCGTGAGAAGTATAACCTGAACCTGATTACCATAAAGCGCTTTTTTGAAGAGATCCAGGATGGAAAGCCAACACAGGTAGAGCACATTATTGGTGTACCTAAGGCTGACACCATTATTTATCCTTCAGATATCCTGTTGCTTATAGGCAAGAAGCAGGACGTGAAGCGATTTATTGATGTTAACCGCTAA
- a CDS encoding sodium:proton antiporter, translated as MLNNFILLAQAQHALPMFLIIPFLVLIGMIAAGPIFFGHFWEHNYKTVAVVLGLTVLAYYLFVLGDTHMPVHTLAEYITFAALLSSLYIAAGGIYLNVNANATPIMNVALVAVGAILANFIGTTGASLLLIRPFIRLNNHRIKPYQIVFFIFIVSNAGGLLTPLGDPPLFIGFIKGVPFFWTLQHLFTPWVLSIALLCLLFFLVDRRNKETTFLPRPEVVARNQEKTEFHFTGKRNLFWLAIIIGAVFLDPNVIDGLPHIYYDGAKISFLREIIQLTAAFLCYRFSSKTALAGNHFNFHPILEVVFLFFGIFFTMMPALQLSAQIASSPAFASYITPNFLYWATGSLSGFLDNAPTYANFLSLAMAKYDLAQNNVAEVRQFAAGTSAAGLDTLVQLEAISLAAVLFGAFTYIGNGPNFMVKAIAESAGIKMPTFFAYVLRYSIPFLLPILVLVWFLVVHLRLF; from the coding sequence ATGCTAAACAATTTTATACTACTGGCACAGGCACAGCACGCACTGCCGATGTTCCTGATTATACCGTTTCTGGTTCTCATAGGTATGATTGCTGCCGGTCCTATCTTCTTCGGCCATTTCTGGGAGCATAATTACAAAACTGTAGCCGTTGTACTTGGCTTAACTGTGCTGGCATATTATCTCTTTGTTTTAGGCGACACACACATGCCGGTACACACACTGGCAGAGTATATTACGTTTGCGGCCCTACTCAGCTCACTGTATATAGCTGCTGGTGGTATTTACCTGAATGTAAATGCTAACGCTACCCCAATCATGAATGTGGCTTTGGTGGCAGTAGGAGCTATACTGGCTAACTTCATTGGTACTACAGGTGCATCGCTCCTTTTAATACGCCCGTTTATCAGGCTCAATAACCACCGTATAAAGCCTTACCAGATCGTTTTCTTCATCTTTATTGTGAGTAACGCTGGTGGTTTGCTTACTCCACTAGGAGATCCTCCGCTGTTTATCGGCTTTATAAAAGGTGTTCCGTTCTTCTGGACACTACAGCACCTGTTTACTCCTTGGGTGTTATCAATTGCACTGCTTTGCCTTCTGTTTTTCCTGGTTGACCGTCGTAATAAAGAAACGACTTTCTTGCCACGACCTGAGGTCGTGGCAAGAAACCAGGAGAAAACGGAGTTTCACTTTACAGGTAAGCGCAACCTGTTCTGGTTAGCTATTATCATCGGTGCAGTATTCCTGGACCCTAACGTGATAGATGGTTTACCGCACATCTACTACGATGGTGCAAAGATTTCCTTCCTTCGTGAGATCATCCAACTAACTGCTGCTTTCCTGTGCTACCGTTTCTCCAGCAAAACGGCACTGGCAGGTAACCACTTTAACTTCCACCCAATTCTGGAGGTAGTGTTCCTGTTCTTCGGTATCTTCTTTACCATGATGCCAGCACTGCAATTATCAGCACAGATTGCATCATCACCAGCATTTGCGAGCTACATTACTCCAAACTTCCTATACTGGGCCACAGGTTCGCTGTCAGGTTTCCTGGATAACGCACCTACTTATGCAAACTTCCTATCGTTGGCGATGGCTAAGTATGACCTGGCACAGAACAATGTTGCTGAGGTACGTCAGTTTGCTGCAGGCACTTCGGCGGCAGGTCTTGACACCTTAGTTCAGTTAGAGGCTATATCGCTTGCTGCTGTTCTTTTCGGTGCCTTTACCTACATTGGTAACGGACCTAACTTCATGGTGAAAGCCATCGCAGAAAGCGCGGGTATCAAAATGCCAACCTTCTTCGCATACGTTCTGCGTTACTCAATCCCATTCTTGTTGCCAATCCTAGTACTGGTTTGGTTCCTGGTAGTACACTTGAGACTGTTCTAA
- the secDF gene encoding protein translocase subunit SecDF: protein MRNKSLIIVLTLIVSALCLYYLSFSFVAANIQNKAEAFATDAQGNVDLAKKQSYLDSMAKEEVYLGMTYEEVKENELGLGLDLRGGMHVVLEVSPVEIIKSMSGNSKDPNFLKALDRAKELQKNSQERFTTLFAQAYREVEPNGRLSRIFSNTANRGKISYESTNEEVVEVIQSEVDAAIDRSFNILRTRIDRFGVTQPNIQRLKGTGRIQIELPGVDNPDRVRNLLQGMANLEFWEVWSPQEFTPYFMQVGQHLDELQRAGKLNIGTTTTTTNAPVAQQGASDDVLAQAAGADSTLLDSTAVASAQTDTAASQLDSLNNQQAGVLASLFTQMPGGIGANVRDTAQINELFNRPDVRSILPPNMKFLWGVKPLAGDNGQQFVEMYAIKKGRDGKAPLTGEVINDARQDFDQAGRPEISMTMNATGARKWARLTGDNIGRQVAIVLDNYVYSAPVVQGEITGGNSSISGNFTVDEAQDLANILKAGKMPAPTRIVEEAIVGPSLGQEAINQGLLSTVAGLLIVVVFMIAYYSRGGFIADLALLFNVFFILGVLAQFGAALTLPGIAGIVLTLGMAVDANVLIFERMREEAAKGLSMREVINAGYDKAFSTILDANVTTFIVGFILYFFGSGPVKGFAITLMIGIVTSFFTSVFISRLLVESTFKKAGKLSFSSALSNKMFRNIKFDVMKYRKPAYAFSLFILVFGFVAMAIKGPNLGVDFTGGRSYVIEFDQAVPASEVRSSLLDDFQQAGTEVKTFGASNRLKVITSWLADDESTEADTQVRTALEQGLQQYSNLNPEVLSSSKVGATMADDIQNTALVAILLALVGIFLYVMIRFSKWQFSLGGVVALLHDALMIISVFSILNLFGISYEMDQVFIAAVLTIIGFSINDTVVIFDRVREYMNDNPRLGIRGVVNPALISTFSRTIITSLTLFLVVVILFIFGGEVLRSFSLAMIIGVLFGTYSSLFIATPIVVDTIKEKDKQPEAAPQVQKVR, encoded by the coding sequence ATGCGGAACAAATCGTTAATAATCGTTCTGACGTTGATCGTATCGGCGCTATGCCTTTACTATCTGTCGTTCTCATTCGTTGCCGCCAACATCCAGAATAAAGCAGAAGCTTTTGCCACGGATGCACAGGGCAACGTTGACTTAGCAAAAAAACAATCTTACCTCGACTCCATGGCCAAGGAGGAAGTATACCTGGGCATGACCTATGAAGAGGTTAAAGAGAATGAGCTTGGTCTTGGCCTCGACCTGAGAGGCGGTATGCACGTAGTGCTTGAGGTTTCTCCTGTAGAGATCATCAAGTCTATGTCTGGCAACAGCAAAGACCCTAACTTCCTGAAGGCGCTTGATCGAGCTAAGGAGTTGCAGAAGAACAGCCAGGAGCGTTTTACTACTCTTTTTGCGCAGGCTTACCGTGAGGTAGAGCCAAATGGCCGCCTGAGCCGCATCTTCTCTAACACAGCTAACCGTGGCAAGATCAGCTACGAATCTACCAACGAAGAGGTAGTTGAGGTTATTCAGTCTGAAGTGGACGCTGCTATTGACCGTTCATTCAACATCCTTCGTACCCGTATTGACCGTTTCGGTGTAACACAGCCAAACATTCAGCGCCTGAAAGGTACTGGTCGTATCCAGATCGAGTTACCAGGTGTTGACAACCCAGACCGGGTGCGTAACCTGTTGCAAGGTATGGCTAACCTGGAGTTCTGGGAAGTGTGGTCTCCACAGGAGTTCACTCCTTACTTTATGCAGGTAGGCCAGCACCTGGACGAGCTGCAGCGTGCCGGTAAACTAAACATCGGTACTACTACAACTACTACAAACGCTCCTGTTGCACAGCAAGGCGCCTCTGACGACGTACTGGCACAAGCTGCCGGTGCAGACTCTACTCTTTTAGACTCAACAGCTGTTGCTTCGGCACAAACTGATACTGCTGCTTCTCAGCTTGACTCTCTTAATAACCAGCAGGCTGGTGTACTGGCTTCGCTGTTCACGCAGATGCCAGGCGGCATCGGTGCTAACGTTCGCGACACAGCCCAAATCAATGAGCTGTTCAACCGCCCAGATGTTCGCTCTATCCTGCCTCCTAACATGAAGTTTCTGTGGGGTGTGAAGCCACTTGCTGGCGACAACGGACAGCAGTTCGTGGAAATGTACGCTATCAAGAAGGGGCGTGACGGCAAAGCTCCGCTAACTGGTGAAGTAATCAACGATGCTCGTCAGGACTTCGATCAGGCAGGTCGCCCAGAGATCAGCATGACAATGAATGCTACTGGTGCCAGAAAATGGGCTCGTCTTACAGGCGACAACATTGGCCGTCAGGTAGCCATCGTACTGGATAACTATGTATACTCTGCTCCGGTGGTGCAGGGCGAGATTACAGGAGGTAACTCTTCTATCTCTGGTAACTTTACCGTGGATGAAGCACAAGACTTGGCTAACATCCTGAAGGCTGGTAAAATGCCAGCTCCTACCCGTATCGTAGAAGAAGCTATCGTAGGTCCTTCGCTTGGTCAGGAAGCTATCAACCAAGGCTTGCTTTCGACTGTAGCAGGTCTGTTGATCGTGGTAGTCTTCATGATTGCATACTACAGCCGTGGTGGTTTCATTGCTGACCTTGCCCTGTTGTTCAACGTATTCTTTATACTTGGTGTGCTGGCCCAGTTTGGTGCTGCACTTACACTACCTGGTATCGCTGGTATCGTACTTACATTGGGTATGGCCGTGGATGCCAACGTACTGATCTTCGAGCGTATGCGTGAGGAAGCTGCCAAAGGCTTAAGCATGCGTGAAGTTATTAATGCAGGTTACGACAAAGCATTCAGCACTATCCTCGATGCTAACGTTACTACCTTTATCGTAGGCTTTATCCTATACTTCTTCGGTTCTGGCCCGGTTAAAGGTTTCGCTATTACACTGATGATCGGTATCGTGACGTCTTTCTTTACTTCAGTATTTATCTCAAGACTGTTGGTTGAAAGCACGTTCAAGAAGGCAGGCAAGCTTTCCTTCTCTTCTGCCCTGTCTAACAAGATGTTCCGCAACATTAAGTTCGACGTAATGAAGTACAGAAAGCCAGCTTATGCTTTCTCACTGTTCATCCTTGTGTTTGGTTTTGTAGCCATGGCTATCAAAGGACCAAACTTAGGTGTAGACTTTACTGGTGGCCGCTCTTACGTAATTGAGTTTGATCAGGCAGTACCAGCTTCTGAAGTACGCTCTAGCCTTCTGGACGACTTCCAGCAAGCAGGTACAGAGGTGAAGACTTTCGGTGCTTCTAACCGCCTGAAGGTTATTACCAGCTGGTTGGCTGACGACGAGAGTACAGAAGCTGATACACAAGTAAGAACAGCTCTGGAGCAAGGCCTGCAGCAGTATAGCAACCTGAACCCGGAAGTTCTAAGCTCTTCTAAAGTTGGTGCCACTATGGCCGACGACATCCAGAACACTGCTTTAGTTGCAATTCTATTAGCGTTGGTAGGTATCTTCCTTTACGTAATGATTCGATTCTCGAAGTGGCAGTTCTCGCTGGGTGGTGTTGTAGCACTCCTGCATGATGCCCTGATGATCATCTCTGTATTCTCAATCCTGAACCTGTTTGGTATCTCTTATGAAATGGATCAGGTGTTTATTGCAGCGGTACTTACAATCATTGGTTTCTCTATCAACGATACTGTGGTAATCTTCGACCGTGTACGTGAGTACATGAACGATAACCCACGCTTGGGTATCAGAGGAGTAGTTAACCCGGCCCTGATCAGCACGTTCAGCCGTACGATCATTACATCCCTGACACTGTTCCTGGTAGTAGTGATTTTGTTCATCTTCGGTGGTGAAGTGCTACGCAGCTTCTCGCTTGCCATGATCATCGGTGTATTGTTTGGTACATACTCTTCCCTGTTCATCGCTACACCAATCGTAGTGGATACAATAAAAGAGAAAGACAAGCAGCCGGAAGCAGCTCCACAGGTGCAGAAGGTTCGCTAG
- a CDS encoding carboxypeptidase-like regulatory domain-containing protein: MKNCLPLKHWCILPPILFILIFACPGEVTAQEHNHVVQLSGMVVSGDSAVSMAGVAIFVPNTTRGTHTNTSGFFSIPVLPRDSVVVAALGYQKQHLLIPKNYTGSSYSVVLHLIESPAQLPTVDVMPWATERELQEAMSKVKLPKEPKPEVDLRPLEDKDLTKMRAMDAEANAQYGLMQVNRQQQRRYMVPSDVKFMSIPIGSNKKKASRTPKKARKASEKYD; this comes from the coding sequence ATGAAAAACTGCCTTCCTCTAAAGCACTGGTGCATTTTGCCACCTATACTCTTTATACTAATTTTTGCATGTCCCGGGGAGGTAACAGCACAAGAGCATAACCACGTAGTACAGCTATCAGGTATGGTGGTGTCTGGTGATAGTGCAGTGAGTATGGCTGGCGTAGCTATATTTGTCCCTAATACTACTCGTGGGACCCACACTAATACCAGCGGCTTTTTCTCTATACCTGTCTTGCCTAGAGACAGTGTAGTGGTTGCGGCTTTAGGTTACCAGAAACAGCACCTGCTTATACCCAAGAATTACACTGGCAGTAGTTATTCAGTTGTTTTGCACCTCATAGAGAGCCCAGCACAACTTCCTACTGTGGATGTTATGCCTTGGGCTACGGAGCGGGAGCTACAAGAGGCTATGTCTAAGGTGAAGCTACCAAAAGAGCCTAAGCCTGAAGTAGACCTAAGGCCACTGGAGGATAAAGATCTAACAAAGATGCGGGCGATGGATGCGGAGGCTAATGCCCAATATGGGCTAATGCAGGTGAACCGCCAGCAACAGCGCCGCTACATGGTACCTAGTGATGTTAAGTTTATGAGCATCCCGATAGGGAGCAATAAGAAAAAAGCCTCCCGTACCCCTAAAAAGGCACGAAAGGCTTCTGAAAAGTATGATTGA
- a CDS encoding phosphoribosyltransferase family protein — MTPQTKQQNLILDRAQIEQKVTRMAYEIYERNFEEQELVLAGIYPNGHTLAEKLATQLQQISPIRIQLLQVKLNKDKPLQEPVQLEPESLSLEGKAVVLVDDVLNTGKTLAYTLNVFLSRSPKKVEVATLVDRHHPLYPIAATYTGYSLATTLRERVQVVLKEDEVAAYLL, encoded by the coding sequence ATGACACCACAAACCAAACAGCAAAACCTGATACTGGACCGCGCCCAGATCGAGCAAAAGGTGACGCGCATGGCATATGAAATATATGAGCGCAACTTTGAGGAACAGGAGCTTGTGCTGGCAGGCATTTACCCTAACGGCCATACCTTAGCAGAGAAACTGGCCACGCAGCTACAGCAAATATCCCCGATAAGAATACAGCTACTGCAGGTAAAGCTTAACAAAGATAAGCCTTTGCAGGAGCCAGTACAGCTTGAGCCTGAAAGCTTGAGTTTGGAAGGTAAAGCTGTGGTGCTGGTCGACGATGTGCTAAACACCGGCAAAACGCTGGCTTATACTTTGAACGTGTTTCTGTCGCGAAGCCCCAAGAAAGTAGAAGTGGCAACCCTGGTGGACCGTCACCACCCGCTCTACCCTATTGCCGCTACTTACACCGGCTACTCACTCGCCACCACCCTGCGTGAGCGCGTACAAGTCGTACTGAAGGAGGATGAGGTAGCGGCATACTTACTTTAA
- a CDS encoding GlmU family protein, translating to MNIILFDEPAIRQDLLPLTFTRAVADMRVGILTIAEKWAHYMGVAVSYLTQPYLQPKYNVHNGASNLYINGAVCPNEELVSAIQGLKEGEALYQNDLLIALNSDTLQFNTVEELVGHSAPQRHQYESCTIIRDVWDIFLQNGSQIRSDFNVLAKGRQSQPIGDKHTIVYNEENIFIEEGVKIRAAILNAENGPIYLGKNSQVHEGAVIKGPFALGEESNVNMGGKMRGDVSIGPFCKVGGEVAASVIFGYSNKGHEGYLGNSVLGEWCNIGADTNTSNLKNNYAEVKIWNYAKNGFKNTGQQFCGLIMGDHSKCGINTMFNTGTVVGVSANIFGPGFPRNFIPSFSWGGAAGFETFQMRKVVEVAEKVMARRNLELSQVDRDILNHIFEQTQQYRVWDKRA from the coding sequence ATGAACATCATCCTATTCGATGAACCCGCTATCCGGCAGGATCTTCTGCCACTGACCTTTACAAGAGCAGTGGCAGACATGCGCGTTGGTATTTTAACTATTGCCGAAAAATGGGCCCATTATATGGGAGTGGCTGTTTCATACCTCACACAGCCTTATCTGCAGCCTAAGTATAATGTGCACAATGGAGCCAGCAACCTCTACATTAATGGTGCAGTTTGCCCAAACGAGGAGTTGGTAAGCGCCATACAGGGGCTAAAAGAAGGGGAGGCCTTGTACCAGAACGACCTGCTTATTGCCCTAAACAGCGATACCCTTCAGTTTAACACCGTGGAAGAGCTGGTAGGGCATTCTGCGCCACAAAGGCACCAGTACGAAAGCTGTACCATTATCCGCGATGTGTGGGATATCTTCCTGCAAAACGGTAGCCAAATCCGTAGCGACTTCAATGTCCTGGCCAAAGGGCGCCAAAGCCAACCGATAGGAGATAAGCATACGATTGTGTACAATGAGGAGAACATCTTCATAGAAGAAGGTGTGAAGATACGTGCTGCGATACTAAATGCAGAGAACGGGCCGATTTACCTGGGCAAAAACTCTCAGGTACATGAAGGTGCCGTCATAAAAGGACCTTTCGCCTTGGGTGAGGAGAGCAATGTGAACATGGGGGGCAAAATGCGCGGCGACGTTAGCATAGGGCCATTTTGCAAGGTAGGTGGTGAGGTGGCAGCCTCGGTTATTTTTGGCTACTCAAATAAAGGCCACGAAGGTTACCTGGGCAACTCCGTGCTAGGTGAGTGGTGCAATATTGGCGCCGACACCAACACCTCAAACCTCAAGAACAACTATGCCGAGGTTAAGATCTGGAACTACGCCAAAAACGGCTTTAAAAATACAGGGCAACAGTTCTGTGGCCTCATTATGGGCGACCATAGCAAGTGCGGCATCAACACGATGTTCAACACAGGTACAGTGGTGGGGGTAAGCGCTAATATTTTTGGACCAGGCTTCCCGCGCAACTTCATCCCTTCATTCAGTTGGGGCGGAGCGGCTGGCTTTGAGACCTTCCAGATGCGCAAGGTGGTAGAGGTGGCCGAGAAGGTGATGGCACGCCGTAACCTGGAGCTTAGCCAGGTAGATCGGGATATCCTAAACCATATTTTTGAACAGACCCAGCAATACCGCGTGTGGGATAAGAGGGCGTAG
- a CDS encoding non-canonical purine NTP diphosphatase, giving the protein MKRLCFATNNKHKLTEVSQMLEGKYELLSLQDIGCNEELPEEQDTLEGNSRQKAEYVWQHYNVSCFADDTGLEVEALDGAPGVYSARYAGPQRSDADNIEKLLQSLQGKANRRARFRTSITLILNGQEHQFEGIVTGSIAENWQGDKGFGYDPVFVPEGYDLTFAQMSSEEKNAISHRGRATQELVRFLKTLEV; this is encoded by the coding sequence ATGAAAAGACTCTGCTTTGCAACCAATAACAAACATAAGCTAACCGAAGTAAGCCAGATGCTGGAAGGCAAGTATGAGCTGCTGAGCCTGCAGGATATTGGCTGCAACGAAGAGCTACCCGAAGAGCAGGATACTCTGGAAGGCAACTCCCGCCAGAAAGCAGAGTACGTATGGCAGCATTATAACGTGAGCTGCTTCGCCGACGATACTGGTCTGGAGGTAGAGGCCCTTGATGGAGCTCCAGGCGTGTACTCCGCCCGCTATGCCGGTCCACAGCGTTCTGACGCCGATAATATAGAAAAGCTTTTGCAAAGCCTGCAGGGAAAAGCAAACCGCCGCGCCCGCTTTCGCACCAGTATCACTCTAATATTAAATGGCCAGGAACATCAGTTTGAAGGCATTGTAACAGGCAGCATAGCGGAAAATTGGCAAGGCGATAAAGGATTTGGTTATGACCCGGTATTTGTGCCAGAAGGTTATGACCTTACTTTTGCACAGATGAGTTCGGAAGAAAAAAATGCCATCAGCCACCGTGGCCGTGCTACGCAGGAGCTTGTTCGTTTCCTGAAAACGCTTGAAGTATAA
- a CDS encoding NifU family protein — protein MTENKEKMVSVYAEANPNPESMKFVLNVQMLPDGQSVDYPNLESAIESPLAQELFNFDYVSRVFIASNFVTVTKSADLEWVKIIPELRTFLKSYVEAGGPIFNEGFSAAKAEPTAASGEASAEDTEIAKKVTDLLENYVRPAVEQDGGNISFKSYHDGVVTVHLQGSCSGCPSATVTLKAGIENLLKRMVPEVKEVVADGVVI, from the coding sequence ATGACAGAAAATAAAGAAAAAATGGTTTCTGTGTACGCAGAGGCTAACCCGAACCCTGAGTCAATGAAGTTTGTGCTGAACGTGCAGATGTTGCCAGACGGCCAGAGCGTGGATTATCCAAACCTGGAGAGCGCAATTGAGTCGCCGTTGGCGCAGGAGCTGTTCAACTTCGACTATGTGTCACGTGTGTTCATTGCAAGTAACTTTGTAACCGTAACAAAAAGCGCTGACCTGGAGTGGGTAAAGATTATCCCAGAACTGCGCACCTTCCTGAAGTCTTATGTAGAGGCAGGCGGACCAATTTTTAACGAAGGTTTTTCTGCTGCCAAAGCAGAGCCAACTGCCGCAAGCGGAGAGGCATCTGCCGAAGACACTGAGATTGCTAAGAAAGTAACTGATTTGTTGGAGAACTACGTTCGTCCAGCTGTAGAGCAGGATGGTGGTAACATCAGCTTTAAATCATATCATGATGGCGTGGTAACAGTACACCTGCAAGGTTCTTGCAGCGGTTGCCCATCTGCTACCGTAACGCTGAAAGCTGGTATCGAGAACCTGCTGAAGCGTATGGTGCCTGAAGTAAAAGAAGTAGTTGCTGACGGTGTAGTTATCTAA
- the aroC gene encoding chorismate synthase — protein sequence MSNSYGKLFRITTFGESHGAAVGVIVDGCPAGLEISIEEIQHALDRRRPGQSDITTPRKEEDKVTILSGIFEGRTTGTPIAMVVNNKDQHSHDYSHVEHAFRPSHADYTYTAKYGTRDYRGGGRSSARETVARVAAGALAAKLLLHHGITVQSYVSQVGSIKLRKSYDKLDLSQIDSNKVRCPDGKTAARMIGVVEEARDNLDTIGGVVSCVVKGVPAGLGEPVFDKLHAELGKAMLSINAVKGFEYGSGFEGVKMRGSEHNDQFYTDEQGNIRTHTNNSGGIQGGISNGQDIYFNVAFKPVATILQPQTTINDAGEEITLQGKGRHDPCVLPRAVPIVDAMAALVIADFLLRQKVNKV from the coding sequence ATGAGCAATTCGTACGGAAAGCTTTTCCGGATAACAACATTTGGAGAGTCGCATGGTGCGGCTGTGGGAGTAATAGTAGATGGTTGCCCTGCTGGCCTGGAAATCTCAATAGAAGAGATTCAGCATGCTTTGGATCGCCGCCGCCCCGGACAATCTGATATTACCACACCCCGCAAAGAGGAAGACAAGGTAACAATACTGTCTGGTATTTTTGAAGGAAGAACCACTGGTACGCCCATTGCCATGGTGGTGAATAACAAAGATCAGCACAGCCATGACTATAGCCACGTAGAACATGCATTCCGTCCTTCGCACGCTGACTATACCTACACGGCTAAGTATGGCACTCGGGATTACCGCGGCGGAGGCCGTAGTTCTGCACGCGAGACAGTGGCGCGTGTAGCTGCTGGTGCGCTGGCTGCAAAACTTCTGCTGCACCACGGAATTACGGTACAGAGCTATGTATCGCAGGTGGGAAGTATAAAGCTGCGCAAGTCCTATGATAAACTAGACCTGAGCCAAATAGACTCTAATAAAGTTCGTTGCCCCGACGGTAAAACGGCTGCGCGTATGATTGGCGTGGTAGAAGAGGCCCGTGATAATCTGGACACTATTGGCGGTGTTGTTAGCTGTGTGGTGAAAGGAGTCCCAGCCGGTTTGGGAGAGCCAGTGTTTGACAAACTGCACGCAGAGCTAGGCAAGGCTATGCTAAGTATAAATGCCGTGAAAGGCTTTGAGTATGGCAGTGGTTTCGAGGGCGTGAAAATGCGTGGTTCAGAGCACAACGATCAATTCTATACTGATGAGCAAGGTAACATCCGAACACACACCAATAATTCTGGCGGTATACAGGGTGGCATCAGCAACGGGCAGGACATCTACTTTAATGTAGCCTTTAAACCTGTTGCTACTATTCTGCAGCCTCAGACAACTATTAACGATGCAGGCGAGGAGATAACACTACAAGGCAAGGGCCGCCACGACCCTTGTGTACTGCCGCGTGCGGTGCCTATCGTGGATGCCATGGCTGCACTAGTAATAGCGGATTTTCTGCTGCGACAGAAAGTTAATAAGGTGTAG
- a CDS encoding type B 50S ribosomal protein L31, with protein sequence MKKGIHPEYRQVVFQDMTSDFKFLTRSTMTSDETITWEDGKEYPVIKVEVSSASHPFYTGKNIFVDTAGRVEKFNKRYQKK encoded by the coding sequence ATGAAAAAAGGCATTCACCCAGAGTACAGACAGGTGGTTTTCCAGGATATGACTAGTGATTTCAAATTCCTTACTCGTTCTACCATGACCTCTGATGAGACAATCACTTGGGAAGATGGGAAAGAGTATCCTGTAATCAAAGTGGAAGTTTCTTCTGCTTCACACCCATTCTACACTGGTAAAAACATCTTCGTGGATACCGCAGGACGCGTTGAGAAATTCAACAAGCGCTACCAGAAAAAATAA